The Oncorhynchus clarkii lewisi isolate Uvic-CL-2024 unplaced genomic scaffold, UVic_Ocla_1.0 unplaced_contig_6067_pilon_pilon, whole genome shotgun sequence nucleotide sequence gaaatcagcagtgaggaagggccctgttgcaagaacaacactagtgaaatcagcagtgaggaagggccctgttgcaagaacaacacgagtgaaatcagcagtgaggaagggccctgttgcaagaacaACACTAGTGAAATCCGCAGTGTGGaagggccctgttgcaagaactacactagtgaaatcagcagtgaggaagggccctgttgcaagaacaacactagtgaaatcagcagtgaggaagggccctgttgcaagaactacactagtgaaatcagcagtgaggaagggccctgttgcaagaactacactagtgaaatcagcagtgaggaagggccctgttgcaagaactacactagtgaaatcagcagtgaggaagggccctgttgcaagaacaacactagtgaaatcagcagtgaggaagggccctgttgcaagaacaacactagtgaaatccgcagtgaggaagggccctgttgcaagaactacactagtgaaatcagcagtgaggaagggccctgttgcaagaacaacactagtgaaatcagcagtgaggaagggccctgttgcaagaactacactagtgaaatcagcagtgaggaagggccctgttgcaagaactacactagtgaaatcagcagtgaggaagggccctgttgcaagaacaacactagtgaaatcagcagtgaggaagggccctgttgcaagaactacactagtgaaatcagcagtgaggaagggccctgttgcaagaacaacactagtgaaatcagcagtgaggaagggccctCTTGCAAGAACTacactagtgaaatcagcagtgaggaagggccctgttgcaataacaacactagtgaaatcagcagtgaggaagggccctgttgcaagaacaacactagtgaaatcagcagtgaggaagggccctgttgcaagaactacactagtgaaatcagcagtgaggaagggccctgttgcaagaactacactagtgaaatcagcagtgaggaagggccctgttgcaagaactacactagtgaaatcagcagtgaggaagggccctgttgcaagaacaacactagtgaaatcagcagtgaggaagggccctgttgcaagaacaacactagtgaaatcagcagtgaggaagggccctCTTGCAAGAACTacactagtgaaatcagcagtgaggaagggccctgttgcaataacaacactagtgaaatcagcagtgaggaagggccctgttgcaagagcaacactagtgaaatcagcagtgaggaagggccctgttgcaagaactaaatcaaatcaaatcaaattttatttgtcacatacacatggttagcagatgttaatgcgagtgtagcgaaatgcttgtgcttctagttccgacaatgcagtaataacaagtaatctaactaacaattccaaaactactgtcttgtacacagtgtaaggggataaagaatatgtacataaggatatatgaatgagtgatggtacagagcagcataggcaagatacagtagatggtatcgggtacagtatgtacaaatgagatgagtatgtaaacaaagtggcatagtatagtataaagtggctagtgatacatgtattacataaggataccgtcgaactacactagtgaaatcagcagtgaggaagggccctgttgcaagaactacactagtgaaatcagcagtgaggaagggccctgttgcaagaactacactagtgaaatcagcagtgaggaagggccctgttgcaagaactacactagtgaaatcagcagtgaggaagggccctgttgcaagaactacactagtgaaatcagcagtgaggaagggccctgttgcaagaactacactagtgaaatcagcagtgaggaagggccctgttgAATACCATCCAATTAGAGCAGTGGCAAACTTTACCAAACTTTACCGAACTTTAGCAAACTTTACCAAACTTTACCAAACTTTAGCAAACTATACCAAACTTGACCAAACTTTAGAAAACTTAAAAAAACTTTACCAAACTTTACCAAACTTTACCTGtattttatagtcccgtacctctTCAAAACATTCAatctccagctgtaccccctctagcaccagggtcagctgtaccccctctagcaccagggtcagcgcactctcaaatttgtgttttttgccatcattgtaagcctgccccacacacactatacaatacatttattaaacataataaTGAGTGTGAgcttttgtcacaacccggctcgtgggaagtgacaaagagctcttgtaggaccagggcacaaataatagtataataatgaTAAATCATTTTGCTccttatttaaccatcttacatataaaaccttatgtGTTCATCGAAAAtagtgaataactcaccacaggttaatgagaagggtgtgctttaaaggatgcacataactctgcaatgttgggttgtattggagagagtctcagtcttaaatcattttcctcacacagtctgtgcctgtatttagttttcatgctagtgagggcagagaatccactctcacataggtatttgGTTGCAaaaggcatcagtgtcttaacagcacaatTTGCCAAGGCAAGGATCTCTGAGCACAGCccatccagaaatctggcagtggcttttgaataaattacattttcacagaaccgcttgttgcaatttcgatgacgctctcttgttcagatatcggtaagtggactggaggcagggcatgaaagggataacgaatccagtttgtgtcgtccgtttcgggaaagtgcctgcgtaattgcacacccaactcactcaggtgcttcgctatatcacattgacattgtccataagcttgagttcatttacacacaaaaaatcatacaatgatggaaagacctgtgtgttgtccttgttaatgcagacagagaagagctccaacttcttaatcagagCCTCAATTtagtcccgcacattgaatatagttgaggAGAGTCcttgtaatcctagattcagatcattcaggcgagagaaaaacatcacccaggtagtccagtcatgtgagaaactcgtcttcatcaagcggtcagacaagtggaaatgatggtcagtaaagaaaactttaagctcgtctctcaattaaaaaaaatgtgtcaatactttgccccttgataaccagcgcgtatgttgtaaaagcgttacatggtcgctgcccgtATCATTACgtaatgcagaaaatacaagaGAGTtaaggggccttgctttaacaaggTTTAACAATGCTTTAACCAGTTTCACTGTCGTGTCCAGAatgtatttcaagctgtcaggcattcccttggcagagagagcctctcggtggatgctgcagtgtacccaagtggcgtcgggagcaactgcttgcacgcacgttaccactccgctatgtctccctgtcatggcttttacgCCATCAGCatagataccaacacatcttgaccaccaaagaccatttgatgtcacaaagctgtccagtactttaaaaatataatctcatgttgtcctggtttccagtggtttgcagaacaAGTCGTCTTTCTTAATtgacccccataaacgtaacatgactcatccagctgtaatgcatatAATTCCCTGGCTTGTatgtgaagcagtaattgtttcaaaacatttcctgccatgtcactgatgcgtcgtgaaacagtgttgtttgatgaaggcattgtctgtatagttgttTTGTCCTTTCCCCCCAACATTGTCCCAGCCActcagtagctcaccatataagatgtttctagccccttcttattaatggtatctgttgcttttatacatgtcttactactcaaaagtcgtcttaattctcgctcaaaaaactcctgtggcttatttttcaaattgtagCCTCCTTCAGACTCTTCCTAGCCTCCTTCAGACTCTTCCTAGCCTCCTCGGGAAACATAAAGACAGATGATTAAAGAGACTCATCACACAGAGGGGATTACCAGAGCCAGTGTTCCACAGTCCAGACCGTGGGACACAGCAGGGTTCAGGAGCCAGCCTTAATCAACTACAGGCCTGTGTTTGAAGACAAGGTACCACCACCATTATGCCTGTCGTTATATAAGAGCGACTGTACTTGTTTAGAGACAAAACTTGCTTCGAGATCAAGTCAAGATCAAGTTTAATTTATTACAATTGTATACATTAGTATTGTCACATgtagtgaaaaaaatatatataattttttttttaaactctaaaacttttaaaactgaaatatcttgGACTGAAACAACTGAATCAAATCAGACACCAGACAAGTAAGAAAAGaaatacatgtaaatatataGTAGCCTAGACAATATTTATGAGGGGATTATTGTGCTGGAAGTAGCTGctggtgtgtttgtgtcaggAATCTCCTTTGATTGGCCCATGTCTAGTGGGACGGGAGAAGTAGCAGCTGGGCAGCTGATCATGTCAGGGCAGTATCAAGGCTACTGGGGTTAGCATGGCCATGAGATTTAGCTGGGGGAGCTTAACCCATCCCACTGCCCCGTCCGTTAGTTTTAGGAATGTCAAAcgtcaaacaacacacacacacacacacacagacacacacacacacacacgaggcaaaATTTCTATGTTTCTTATACAGTCTGACACAACTGACTTCATAACCCTACTGAACCCTGTCAAATACAAATAACTAACAGACCAAGTGAATCACAGTTCAATGATGTTACAAAACGTTCATTCCCGTGAACCACGGTTTGCTAGATGTCGTTAAAGACAGTTGCTATGGGGTCCCTGCTCATGTTCACATATCAGAAGGTCAGAAACCAGTCAAAGGTCAGGACTCAAACCAGCGCTGAAGGTTGGTGATGGTGTTCGTCCGGAGTCTGTGGATCCACACTGAAGTCAGGACTCAAACCAGCGCTGAAGGTTGGTGATGGTGTCAGTCCGGAGTCTGTGGTTCCACACTGAGGTCAGGACTCAAACCAGCGCTGAAGGTTGGTGATGGTGTCAGTCCGGAGTCTGTGGTTCCACACTGAGGTCAGGACTCAAACCAGCGCTGAAGGTTGGTGATGGTGTTCGTCCGGAGTCTGTGGTTCTGCACGGCTCGACACGCTGTGCAGTAATGCTCCGCCCAGAAGGCAGTCAGGTGTACGCTGTAGCTCCTCCTCCAGGCCAGGTGTCTCTGCAGGAGGGCAGGGCTCCGGCGTAGCAGCAACAGGTATTGGGCGAGCAGGCGGGGAGAGGGGAAGTCGTCCACATGGATAAAGGCCTCAGGGGGGAGGAAGCGTTCGTAGTTTTCCCGCGGCGGCCCGAGAACTACAGGAACGGCCCCGGCCAGTAAGGAGTTCCAGAGCTTCTCGGTGATGTAGTCGGGGTGCTGGGAGTTCTCCAACGCCAGATAAAACAGGTAACGCctcaccgtgcgcaccacagtgCTGTCCTCTGGCAGTGGCACGCCTGCGCGCCCGAACACATCCACGTCAACGTAGTTAACCAGCCGACGGAAATACGCCACGCGGGCCTGCGACTCCGACCAGTTACTGATGACCCAGGCCAGTAGGTGGGGCCGTCTGGgtcgtgtgtgtgggggggcgtTGGCGTGAGGGTGAAGGCGGGGCACCAGGTAGCCGTAAGGAAGGAATATGTCTGAATCTGCACGGTAGGTCATGGTAAGATTGAACACGCCCTCGAACCGCCGCAGGCCACGAGTGTGAGACGGGGACTCAAAATTCATCCAGATCCACTTCTGGCCACGGGGTCGTGGGTCAGACGGGAGCGCCGTGGCGTTGGTCGTTATCTCACGGTGGTGCATGATGATGGCGTCAGCCCCAGGGTACATGCGCCGGTCGTCGGTCAGTACGCACCCACGGATTCCAAAGCGCGCCTCACAGTCCGGCAGTCTGCGGTAACGACCGAAGGGGTGCGTCCACAGCAGAAGGGTGACATCTCTGGGTTCACCTTCCGTCAGAGGGAAGGGTTGCTGTCGCGGGTCTGGGAGATTGAGCAAACACACTCCAAGGAGGAAAAAGAGCGCACCGCCGAGAGCAGCGAAACATGACGTTCTCAGAACAGTCACACTACGCGTTTTGCTTCGGCGCAGTCCGGGGCGTTTAGAAGCTCTGGGAGAGGTAGAACGACCCCCTGTTACCCACTGGGTGAGCCACTGAGTTATCTCCATGAAATCCAGTCAAACTTCCAGTCCTTATTTCCATTAAGTTATCCAGCACCCTCTTACATTAACTCCAGAAGTTCTAGAAACGTAACGTCCACCTCCCTGTCACTTTCTCCTCTCCATTCACCAGGTGGAGTCTAGAACTCAGAATAACTGATCTCTCCATTCACCAGGTGGAGTCTAGAACTCAGAATAACTGATCTCTCCATTCACCGGGTGTAGTCTAGAACTCAGAATAACTGATCTCTCCATTCACCGGGTGTAGTCTAGAACTCAGAATAACTGATCTCTCCATTCACCTGGTGTAGTCTAGAACTCAGAATAACTGATCTCTCCATTCACCGGGTGTAGTCTAGAACTCAGAATAACTGATTTCTCCATTCACCAGGTGTAGTCTAGAACTCAGAATAACTGATCTCTTCATTCACCTGGTGTGGTCTAGAACTCAGAATAACTGATCTCTCCATTCACCTGGTGGAGTCTAGAACTCAGAATAACTGATCTCTCCATTCATCTGCGGTAGTCTAGAACTCAGAATAACTGATCTCTCCATTCATCTGGTGTAGTCTAGAACTCAGAATAACTGATGTCTTTCACCTGGGATTCCAAGGAGAAAAGTTACGGTCCTCCTCCTTTGTCCCTTGGCTGTGAGAAAAACCAGTCGGCCCGTTCTCAGGTAAACATCAAGTTCCTTTGCCTCTGCTCTGTCAGGAGAGATAAGGATCTCTGCCACTGGGTAATGTATAGACTAGTTTTGAACGCATGAGCAAACGGATACACCGTTCTGCGCAGAATACTTGACGTGGCAGGCAGCATGTAACTTCCTGTTACCGGTGAATGGGGTCTTTGTAGCCCTGAGAGGGTAAACATGCTGTCCTGTCGGGTGAGGGCTGCTATGTAACCCAAAGGTCCTGCTTGGATCAACAACCATGGTTTACAATCCAGACGTCTTGATAGAATCTATAGAACAGGGAGGCACAGGCTCAGGCTCAGTGAAACTGTACGTTTCAGAGTAAACAACATAGATAGAAAAATGGCCTATACTGTGCTTGGACCAGGGGTTATTTTCCAGTTGCTTCGTTCtgaaaataaatacttttttcccatTCCATTCCACTGTTCCCGACTaacaaaataaagttctgaactggTTCGGTACAACGACAAATAAAATCAACGGTTTATATCGTTCCTTTTTGTTCTTTTGAAACCTCTGAGATCGATGGTTGCTATGGCATGGGAAAGCTATGGATAGTAGCTAGTTGTTTACATGCATTGGACAGACAAGTATAGGGCACAAGATTTGGTTTAACACAAACCCAAGCATAGCtgtggaagtaggggtgctgtagggtgctgcagcacccccttaaaaataaaaaataaaacaaattaaaaatgaaataatctTCACAAAAGCAGTGCACTGGACCTTTACTAGTGCTGTATTCAGGGCTGGTCCCGGCCATTAAGCTGCCCAAGGAGAAACAAAACTAGAAGTCTCAGTAAGCTAAATTAAGTTGAAAATACGtctaaaatacttattttccagacgttgaatttaggttctgaatgaaagatGAAAAGTTATTTTCTGTAAGTTTTAAGATACATATTTTTCAGGTCGTTGAAAAGGCATCTTTTCTGGAGGTTATAGTAATGAAAACAGCAGGTcacgaaccctcgaccttctagcccgaagtccagcgcgctatcgactgtgccgcaaaagcattcTCCAACGGTCCTTACAGTATTTTCCGGAAGTTGAAATCAGGTTCATTttcggttctgaatgaaagttgaaaataagTAATTTATAGAtgtctatgtttgggccaaatcaacCTACAAGACACCTACAGACGGTGGTCCTACAGACGGTGGTGTAGGAGTCCTACAGACGGGGATGTAGGTGTCCTACAgacggtggtgtaggtgtcctacagacggtgatgtaggtgtaggtgtcctacagacggtggtgtaggtgtaggtgtcctacagacggtggtgtaggtgtaggtgtcctacagacggtgatgtaggtgtaggtgtcctacagacggtgatgtaggtgtcctacagacggtggtgtaggtgtcctacagacggtggtgtaggtgtaggtgtcctacagacggtgatgtaggtgtaggtgtcctacagacggtggtgtaggtgtcctacagacggtggtgtaggtgtcctacagacggtggtgtaggtgtcctacagacggtggtgtaggtgtcctacagacggtggtgtaggtgtcctacagacggtgatgtaggtgtcctacagacggtggtgtaggtgtcctacagacggtggtgtaggtgtcctacagacggtggtgtaggtgtcctacagacggtgatgtaggtgtcctacagacggtggtgtaggtgtcctacagacggtggtgtaggtgtcctacagacggtggtgtaggtgtcctacagacggtggtgtaggtgtaggtgtcctacagacggtggtgtaggtgtcctacagacggtggtgtaggtgtcctacagacggtggtgtaggtgtaggtgtcctacagacggtgatgtaggtgtaggtgtcctacagacggtgatgtaggtgtcctacagacggtggtgtaggtgtcctacagacggtggtgtaggtgtcctacagacggtggtgtaggtgtcctacagACGGTGGTCCTACAGACGGTGATGTAGGTGTAGGTGTCCTACAGacggtgatgtaggtgtcctggagggcaggtagttttcgtCCCTGCCTTTGACAAAGTAGGCACAGCTTTAAAAAACCCACATGCacactggttgagagaaattgtcattgttttAAGGGCAGAATTGTGAGGTTTCATGTGCtgtcttggtcagtttagctcagaaaatgccACCCTCTTCAATCTGCGCCATAGGCGGCTGCCTAATGAGCAGCCCGACTTTACCTGTATTAGCTGATCGATATAGCCCTCTGCAGCACGGAAAACATTGTAAGCCTTTACTACTCCTGTATTAGCGGACTGATACAGCAGTTTGCAGCGTGGGGAGAAATCAACATGCTGCACGATGGCCTGAAGTTTGCATGTTACGGCAAGAGTAGGCAGGCCACTTTCCTGCTGATTTTCCATACAGTCCACCAGGGGGCTCTATTCGTCCAGTATTGCTGTCGTTTACTTCTCAGCCTCATCGATTGCTTTTGGTATTTCAGAGGTATTTGTGAACAGGAGAATATACATTCAAACAGAACACATATAACACATATCAAGGTGAATAAAGTGTTATAAAAACCAAtcaaatgtctcaaggctttTCTCCGGGTACTTGTTTAATAAGGCATAGGCCCACTCATAATGCACTTCAGTCTTCTTAAAATTGTCTGGCCTCCAGAGAATCCATGTTTTAtttaaatgaatgaataaattaaaagagagagagagagagagagagagagattgaaaacaGTGTGAGATTTGAGATGTGAGCTTTTGTGTTCTCGTAGAGGCCTGT carries:
- the LOC139405485 gene encoding alpha-(1,3)-fucosyltransferase 4-like, which gives rise to MEITQWLTQWVTGGRSTSPRASKRPGLRRSKTRSVTVLRTSCFAALGGALFFLLGVCLLNLPDPRQQPFPLTEGEPRDVTLLLWTHPFGRYRRLPDCEARFGIRGCVLTDDRRMYPGADAIIMHHREITTNATALPSDPRPRGQKWIWMNFESPSHTRGLRRFEGVFNLTMTYRADSDIFLPYGYLVPRLHPHANAPPHTRPRRPHLLAWVISNWSESQARVAYFRRLVNYVDVDVFGRAGVPLPEDSTVVRTVRRYLFYLALENSQHPDYITEKLWNSLLAGAVPVVLGPPRENYERFLPPEAFIHVDDFPSPRLLAQYLLLLRRSPALLQRHLAWRRSYSVHLTAFWAEHYCTACRAVQNHRLRTNTITNLQRWFES